Genomic segment of Salvia splendens isolate huo1 chromosome 12, SspV2, whole genome shotgun sequence:
AGCACTGGAAAGGCAGGTGCAACTGTGAGGAGGAACGGTTGGCGCTGAACCTAAGTTGATATAACACACAGCAACACAGTTTTGTGGCGACGATTGTTCCTGTTTGTGGCGACGATTGTTCCTGTttgttcaattatttattgaattattatttgGTTGTTGCCATTTTTCATTTCTGTTATTGTAAAGTGTAAAAACCAAACTACCGGCATATTGGTTAATTCTGTTTTATTATGTATTAAGAAGTGTTATACAAAATGCTGCTCACTCAGTTTAACTTTAGAAGATGAAATTCACAATTTCAGTTGTATATCAAAATCATACTTATAATCCTTCCAAAGTTGAAATATTCGGAACCAGAAATACAATAATTCCCAAGAAATTCAAACATTGTCTAATAAACAGAATCGGTTTGATTCGACATTATCACCAGAACTAGAAAAGGTAACACCGGTTATAAGAATAGGTCTAGGGAGCACCCCCCTTGATGATAACCTTCATCTTCTCAGTTGCAGCAACAAGTTCTCTCGATATTCCTGGTTCGTTAGCCGAATGCCCAGCATCAGGAACCACCTGTGCAATCCAACAAATTCACTCATATAAATCAAATGTATTCTTTTACATCCTTTAAATTCTCATACAAAAAAAGCTTCTTGTATTCAAATGTATTTTCCTTTCTCCAAAATAACTCTCTTCAGtcctaatttctttttttagactGGTTAATTGGAAAATTTGGTATTTCTGTTGTTCTAGTCATATTTGCCTAAATGTTAGCTTCATCAGTCATTGCAAGTCATATCCCTTTGATATTTTCAGCATCGGATAGAACAATGCCAAAAAATTCCTATCATACggaaatcattttttttatattgccAAAGATGTCAAAAAAAGTGGAAATGCATTCTCACCCTAAAATCAGCCTCAGGCCAAGCCTTATGAAGATCCCATGCTGACATCATGGGGCAGCAGACATCATATCTCCCCTGCACGACGAATCAGAGACTTCAATATCATGCGTCTCAAACTCAGTATGTTTTTTCTTCTGGCGTAAACTCAAACGCTCCCAATTATGACAAGACAATGTAAGAAAAACTATCTGGCACGCAAACACACATGCTacaaaatatagatatataGTTCCTCAAAATAATTCAACATTCTGCATAGCCATATCGAAGTCTCTGGACAGCAAATATTATTCTCCACATTCAAGAATTATATCTAAAGATTTTATATTTACCATTAAAAAGGTAGTAAACAAACCTGCACAATTACAGTGTTGATATGCTTTATTTTGTCAAGATTGTCCAACAGGTAGGAGTCTGAAGGAAAAAAACCTTTGTTGACAAAGTAGTGATTCTCAATCCTTGCAAAAGCCTGGAGAAAGAGGAAAAAATTAATCTAATGGAAAAATCACAAAAACAATTAGACAGAAACAAAATTCCAAAGCAGGAAGCTCTCAGCCAAATTTATGTTGCAGAAACTGAAGGAACAGAAACCATTTGCAGAAACCTGGGAATTTCATGAAATTTGGACTACATCACTACTGTGTTCAAATGACTCCAAcaaactgaaaagaaaatatttattttctcgaGGATTACATATTTCTGATAGATCTGGTAGCATTGATATTCATTGGGGAAAATACCAACACTTCTTCAATAGTTAAAACACTGATGTCCTAGACTAAAAAACAACGACCCAAGGTGACAACAGGAGAGATTTTTGTATCTCGGTTACTTACCTGCCAACAACATCACAATAACCTAACACGATTGCCAGTACCAAAGTTTAGCAACATGAATTACAGGCACAGAACTATGTAGTATAAGAACTCAAGTGGAAAAATGGCAAAGCCTCGACAACTTCTAATGATATTTTTCCTGTAGAAAATGCAGGGAATATGGATATAATTTTCTTTGGAGTGTTTTATGCACACCCCTTTGCCTTAGCCCTCccaaactttttttttccacatttGATTTTTAAGTTTACACAAATAGCTGCAGCTTTATAAAATTCAAGTCTTTCAtaaaagaatgagaaaaaaaaatgctaATTACAAGCGTCTGAACTAGTCAACTAACCAAGCAAAACTTATCATCCTCTCCTCGTCCAGCGGTAGCTTCATTGGGCAGAAGATGAGCTGTCATCATTTCCCATTTGGTCCATGCCCTAGCAGCTGCATACTACATTATCAAGAGATAGAGATAAACAACTTTAAGGCAGACCATAAAAATGCTTCTAAGTATACTTTTAAGAAATGTGCTCCAAATACAATTAAGATGTGTAACTGTAGGCTCTCCAAAACCCATGACTTCAGGGGACGCATAATGTTAAAGACAAGGATtgaaaaaacacacaaaaaaagaaTGGAATAAGAAAAAGAACAACAACTTCGCATGACCAACTTCAGTAAAAAAGGTACTAGGATCTCATAAGAACACTTTTTTTCCAAAGGCTTTTCTGACAAAACTTATGGCTTCGTGGAAATATTCAGTAACAAGAAGCAATCAACAAAACAACTGCGTAGAAAGCAAAACAAGAACGTCAATACTTACTTGTGTCTCCTTGTCGCTGGAGTCTAACCTCTTGTGGTAGGCATCAACGAAACATCCTCTTTCACTTTCTGGAATAAGATCTCTAAATGGTTCCCATGCTACAAAAAAGAtgattttgaattaattttagaAGTCCAGATAAACCAAACAGCACAATAGAGAATATGCATTACACTTTCTACCTAATACTATGTTCCCATTTTTTCAATCATCAAGAGCTCTGTACATACAAGGCAGAAGCCACACTAGTCTAGTTGCCATGTCGGACATACCATTATAGAGATTACAACTTCTAGGTGAACTATTAAGAAAATGAGTAGCATACCATCAGGATATATGGAAGCAGCTCCACCCTCATAAAACCAATCAATTTCTTTCTTGCGCAACAGAAAAATGCCTCTCAATACAAGGCCAGTCACCTTGAACATAATGCAAGTTAAAGGCAATCAACAGTCAGTTCAATATAACGAGATGATTATTTGTCATTATAATATGCAAAAAAACTATAATCTCTTTTGGGAAGTATGAAAAAGGATAAACAAGAAACCTTGTCAGGATGAGATTCACTATACGCTAGAGAGAGTGTGCTTCCCCATGAACCACCGAAAACCTGTAAATTTATATTGATATGAAGCACATAAAGCGGCATCCACCAAAGCACTAAGAAGTAGTAGTTACCAGCC
This window contains:
- the LOC121759557 gene encoding proline iminopeptidase-like isoform X1 → MNIGVAVVPPNTPLRFSLSHISSTHALSPINNPTTQGRRRNLAVLSRNSNLDYHNSDMLVTSETMASKGVSPEVNTSLYADIEPYNTDFLKVSDIHTVYYEESGNPDGHPVIFLHGGPGGGTSSKNRKFFDPQFYRIILFDQRGAGKSTPHACLEENTTWKLIEDIEKLRTHLKVSEWLVFGGSWGSTLSLAYSESHPDKVTGLVLRGIFLLRKKEIDWFYEGGAASIYPDAWEPFRDLIPESERGCFVDAYHKRLDSSDKETQYAAARAWTKWEMMTAHLLPNEATAGRGEDDKFCLAFARIENHYFVNKGFFPSDSYLLDNLDKIKHINTVIVQGRYDVCCPMMSAWDLHKAWPEADFRVVPDAGHSANEPGISRELVAATEKMKVIIKGGAP
- the LOC121759557 gene encoding proline iminopeptidase-like isoform X2, giving the protein MLVTSETMASKGVSPEVNTSLYADIEPYNTDFLKVSDIHTVYYEESGNPDGHPVIFLHGGPGGGTSSKNRKFFDPQFYRIILFDQRGAGKSTPHACLEENTTWKLIEDIEKLRTHLKVSEWLVFGGSWGSTLSLAYSESHPDKVTGLVLRGIFLLRKKEIDWFYEGGAASIYPDAWEPFRDLIPESERGCFVDAYHKRLDSSDKETQYAAARAWTKWEMMTAHLLPNEATAGRGEDDKFCLAFARIENHYFVNKGFFPSDSYLLDNLDKIKHINTVIVQGRYDVCCPMMSAWDLHKAWPEADFRVVPDAGHSANEPGISRELVAATEKMKVIIKGGAP